The Leucobacter viscericola genome includes a window with the following:
- a CDS encoding MepB family protein produces MSFTAFTRYLRLATEQISSYEGPWPEEQRGEYESGLVNINGERWRIRTARVTPTKPGAFVAVWKRDESGETRPFAREEAETGLLLFVEDGDRFGVFRFGAAHLEELGISSSATKPGKRGFRVYPSWCTELNPQASRTQAAQSRAFAALA; encoded by the coding sequence ATGTCGTTCACCGCTTTCACTCGCTATCTGAGGCTTGCAACCGAGCAGATCTCGAGTTACGAAGGCCCATGGCCAGAGGAGCAGCGCGGCGAGTACGAATCCGGCCTTGTGAACATCAACGGTGAACGATGGCGGATTCGCACGGCCCGCGTTACACCCACAAAGCCTGGCGCGTTTGTGGCGGTGTGGAAGCGCGACGAGAGTGGTGAAACCCGCCCGTTCGCTCGAGAAGAGGCTGAGACGGGGCTGCTGCTGTTTGTCGAGGACGGGGACCGTTTCGGTGTTTTTCGGTTTGGTGCCGCCCATCTTGAAGAGCTGGGAATCTCGAGCTCCGCAACGAAGCCCGGTAAGCGCGGTTTTCGTGTCTACCCGAGTTGGTGTACCGAGCTGAACCCCCAAGCATCACGAACCCAAGCGGCGCAGTCCCGCGCGTTTGCCGCTCTTGCGTAG
- a CDS encoding ArsR/SmtB family transcription factor, giving the protein MTERPSLSEVGAAIAEPARLRILQELLAGTPLPAGALAARLGLSPSTVSSHVARLLDAKLVSVTSRGRTRLVTIATPEVAEAVESLLRLSAEPAVTSLAKHTQRAALREARTCYDHLAGRLGIAVADLAFERQWVIEHDGSLQLIAQSDLESGLGITLELPAGSRPEVRGCMDWTERRPHLAGKLGAALLTAMLRAGWLRTQSGGRSLNITTLGKERFATLGIDC; this is encoded by the coding sequence GTGACAGAGCGACCGAGCCTGAGCGAGGTTGGCGCGGCGATTGCCGAGCCGGCGAGACTCCGCATACTGCAAGAGCTTCTTGCGGGCACACCGCTTCCGGCGGGCGCTCTCGCCGCACGGCTCGGTCTCTCACCGTCGACCGTGAGTTCGCACGTGGCGCGACTGCTCGACGCGAAACTGGTGTCGGTGACGTCGAGGGGGAGAACTCGGCTCGTCACGATCGCGACCCCTGAGGTCGCGGAGGCCGTCGAGTCCTTGCTCAGGCTCTCTGCTGAACCCGCGGTAACCTCTCTCGCTAAGCACACACAGAGAGCTGCGCTGCGCGAAGCACGCACTTGCTATGACCACCTCGCGGGGCGGTTGGGTATCGCGGTCGCCGATCTCGCCTTTGAACGGCAGTGGGTCATCGAACACGACGGATCCCTGCAACTGATAGCACAGAGCGACCTCGAATCAGGGTTGGGGATCACGCTCGAACTTCCCGCTGGTAGTCGCCCCGAAGTGAGGGGCTGCATGGACTGGACCGAACGCAGGCCACACCTCGCGGGAAAGCTTGGGGCGGCATTGCTGACCGCCATGCTGCGCGCGGGATGGCTGCGCACCCAGAGCGGGGGCCGGTCCCTGAACATCACGACCCTGGGCAAGGAGCGCTTCGCAACGCTTGGAATCGACTGCTGA
- a CDS encoding amino acid-binding ACT domain-containing protein, with translation MKDIAIPAPNGAQSVAKLARVLGDAGVGLEGGGMWSGVAHYLVDDGDAALSALTAAGIGGAQQRDVVIAELEADVPGALGRMMTKLADAGVQLEGQYSDHDNRKILLVTDVSAAEAALA, from the coding sequence ATGAAAGACATCGCGATCCCCGCACCGAATGGGGCGCAATCTGTGGCAAAACTCGCGCGGGTTCTTGGTGACGCGGGTGTTGGGCTAGAGGGTGGCGGAATGTGGTCTGGTGTCGCCCACTATCTCGTTGATGACGGGGATGCTGCCCTGAGCGCGCTCACCGCAGCTGGGATCGGTGGCGCTCAACAGCGGGACGTGGTGATCGCCGAACTCGAGGCAGACGTGCCCGGTGCTCTGGGCCGAATGATGACCAAACTCGCTGACGCGGGTGTACAACTTGAAGGACAGTACAGCGATCACGACAATCGCAAGATTCTGCTCGTTACAGATGTGAGTGCGGCAGAGGCGGCGCTCGCGTGA
- a CDS encoding OsmC family protein, protein MKQHSYETQLRWSGSTGSGYRGYDRNHELVVAGTTLRASADPAFLGDPALPNPEQLLLAAASSCQMLSFLALAALAKVDVVGYADDARAVMPETGVLTQITEIELNVTVTVKNADEQEVLRLMEPAHEQCYIANTLKAAVTVRTTVTVIA, encoded by the coding sequence ATGAAGCAGCACAGCTACGAGACTCAACTCCGCTGGAGTGGCAGCACAGGCAGCGGCTACCGCGGTTACGACCGCAATCACGAGCTGGTTGTTGCTGGCACCACACTGCGCGCCAGCGCGGATCCGGCGTTCCTCGGTGATCCGGCCCTTCCGAACCCAGAGCAACTGCTGCTGGCCGCAGCCAGCTCTTGTCAGATGCTGTCATTTCTGGCTCTTGCCGCACTCGCCAAAGTTGACGTCGTGGGCTACGCCGACGATGCTCGAGCGGTGATGCCCGAGACCGGAGTGTTAACGCAGATTACCGAGATCGAACTGAACGTCACGGTCACCGTGAAGAACGCTGACGAGCAAGAGGTTTTGCGGCTTATGGAGCCCGCTCACGAGCAGTGCTACATCGCCAACACGCTCAAAGCCGCAGTGACCGTGCGCACAACCGTGACGGTGATCGCATGA
- a CDS encoding isocitrate lyase has protein sequence MTAYQDDIEAVEAVKAEYGSSWARINPEHVARMRTQNRFKTGLEIAQYTADIMRRDMEEYDNDSSVYTQSLGVWHGFIGQQKLISIKKHLKTTNKRYLYLSGWMVAALRSEFGPLPDQSMHEKTSVPALIEELYTFLRQADARELDLLFTQLDDARVAGDETAVEFVQSQIDNFETHVVPIIADIDAGFGNPEATYLLAKKMIEAGACAIQIENQVSDEKQCGHQDGKVTVPHEDFLAKIAAVRYAFLELGVDNGIIVARTDSLGAGLTQKIAVSQTPGDLGDQYNSFLDVEEISEEELANGDVVIKRDGKLLRPKRLASNLFQFRPGTGEDRCVLDCITSLQNGADLLWIETEKPHVAQIAGMVDRIREVIPNAKLVYNNSPSFNWTLNFRQQAFDKLVEQGKDVSAYDRDKLMSVDYDTTELAQIADEMIRTFQSEGSARAGIFHHLITLPTYHTAALSTDNLAKGYFGDEGMLAYVRDVQRREIREGIATVKHQNMAGSDIGDNHKEYFAGDAALKAGGKDNTMNQF, from the coding sequence ATGACCGCATATCAGGATGACATCGAAGCCGTTGAAGCAGTCAAGGCGGAGTACGGCTCGAGCTGGGCTCGCATCAATCCCGAGCATGTCGCCCGAATGCGCACTCAGAACCGCTTCAAGACCGGACTCGAGATTGCCCAGTACACCGCTGACATCATGCGTCGCGACATGGAAGAGTACGACAACGACTCCTCCGTCTACACGCAGTCTCTCGGTGTCTGGCACGGCTTCATCGGGCAGCAGAAGCTCATCTCGATCAAGAAGCACCTCAAGACCACCAACAAGCGCTACCTCTACCTCTCGGGCTGGATGGTCGCGGCTCTCCGCTCGGAGTTCGGTCCATTGCCCGATCAGTCCATGCACGAGAAGACCTCGGTGCCAGCGCTCATCGAAGAGCTCTACACCTTCCTGCGTCAGGCAGACGCGCGTGAGCTCGACCTGCTCTTCACCCAGCTCGATGATGCCCGTGTTGCGGGCGACGAGACCGCTGTCGAGTTCGTGCAGTCGCAGATCGACAACTTCGAGACCCACGTCGTGCCGATCATCGCCGACATCGATGCGGGCTTCGGTAACCCCGAGGCAACGTACCTGCTCGCAAAGAAGATGATCGAAGCCGGTGCGTGCGCGATCCAGATCGAGAATCAGGTTTCGGACGAGAAGCAGTGCGGTCACCAGGATGGCAAGGTAACCGTGCCGCACGAGGACTTCCTCGCGAAGATCGCGGCGGTGCGCTACGCGTTCCTTGAGCTCGGCGTTGACAACGGCATCATCGTTGCTCGCACCGACTCGCTCGGAGCAGGCCTCACCCAGAAGATCGCCGTCAGCCAGACTCCCGGCGACCTGGGGGATCAGTACAACTCCTTCCTTGACGTCGAAGAGATCTCAGAAGAAGAACTCGCCAACGGTGACGTTGTGATCAAGCGCGATGGCAAGCTGCTGCGCCCGAAGCGTCTCGCGAGCAACCTGTTCCAGTTCCGCCCCGGTACCGGTGAGGATCGCTGCGTGCTCGACTGCATCACGTCGCTGCAGAATGGTGCCGACCTGCTGTGGATCGAAACCGAGAAGCCGCACGTCGCCCAGATCGCCGGCATGGTGGATCGCATCCGCGAGGTGATCCCGAACGCGAAGCTCGTTTACAACAACAGTCCGTCGTTCAACTGGACGCTCAACTTCCGCCAGCAGGCGTTCGATAAGCTCGTGGAGCAGGGCAAGGACGTCTCGGCCTACGACCGCGACAAGCTGATGAGCGTCGACTACGACACCACCGAGCTGGCGCAGATCGCCGACGAGATGATCCGCACCTTCCAGAGCGAAGGATCGGCCCGCGCCGGTATCTTCCACCACCTCATCACGCTGCCGACCTACCACACGGCCGCACTGTCAACCGACAACCTCGCCAAGGGCTACTTTGGTGACGAGGGCATGCTCGCCTACGTTCGCGACGTGCAGCGCCGCGAGATCCGCGAGGGGATCGCGACCGTCAAGCACCAGAACATGGCCGGTAGCGACATCGGAGACAACCACAAGGAGTACTTCGCAGGCGACGCCGCGCTCAAGGCCGGTGGCAAAGACAACACGATGAACCAGTTCTAA